In Zingiber officinale cultivar Zhangliang chromosome 8B, Zo_v1.1, whole genome shotgun sequence, a single genomic region encodes these proteins:
- the LOC122013580 gene encoding probable plastid-lipid-associated protein 11, chloroplastic: MATMPSSLPRLLSLRFPRPNPRGFGNPPPPQALAGGATSLEAKADLLTLIADQDRGLRTQSDPAKRARIVAAISALGEIGGGQITTGPSLSGTWRMLWTTEKEQLFIIKGTKKEFEED; this comes from the coding sequence ATGGCGACGATGCCCTCCTCGCTTCCCCGCCTCCTCTCTCTTCGCTTCCCGAGGCCCAACCCGCGTGGATTTGGAAACCCTCCGCCTCCCCAAGCACTCGCCGGCGGCGCCACCTCCCTCGAAGCCAAGGCCGACCTCCTCACCCTCATCGCCGACCAGGACAGGGGCCTCCGCACCCAATCCGACCCGGCGAAGCGGGCGCGGATCGTCGCCGCCATCTCGGCCCTCGGCGAAATCGGCGGTGGCCAGATCACGACCGGACCCTCCCTATCCGGGACGTGGAGGATGCTGTGGACCACCGAGAAGGAGCAGCTCTTCATCATCAAGGGGACAAAGAAAGAATTTGAGGAAGATTAA
- the LOC122017765 gene encoding transcription factor UNE10-like isoform X2: protein MSQCVPSWEVDDPPPPPPSALHSACVGDAGLCGGELGMDYEIAELTWKNSQLELHGLVPPRRSPVAAAAGSAEWSKNHRSGTLESVVNQSAAGGGGRRELASHELADWYGGEPRHPPGAAVDAIVPCHDAVANSGGARKRARMTGVCSSQGSAVGSLATTLMTLDTWREEENDGGAAATATTTAYTAATATTTAFTATNSTSSETENTSFGGKRKVLGVYNHVSISHTSSHTSSDTKHDSFCDEVEKTTKSEAEKGSASTRKSRAAAVHNQSERKRRDKINQKMKTLQKLVPNASKTDKASMLDEVIEYLKQLQAQIQMMSKFNMMMPMAQAAAMPQLQMPVMAAHVPQMPQMGMGLGLMDLASMSRPMPPPAFPLLNPSAFLPFMSAGGWDASGDHRRLAGVLPDPYTALMACQMAQQQPMSLDEYSRMAALFQQFYQQQPPSSAKQ from the exons ATGAGTCAGTGCGTGCCGAGTTGGGAGGTCGACGACCCGCCGCCTCCGCCGCCTTCCGCCCTTCATTCAGCCTGCGTCGGCGACGCCGGCCTCTGTGGCGGGGAGCTGGGAATGGACTACGAGATCGCCGAGCTGACGTGGAAGAACAGCCAGCTGGAGCTCCACGGCCTCGTCCCGCCTCGTAGGTCCCCGGTTGCCGCCGCCGCCGGAAGCGCGGAGTGGAGCAAGAATCACCGGAGTGGCACCCTTGAGTCGGTCGTGAATCAGTCCGCCGCCGGCGGAGGCGGCCGCCGCGAGCTGGCAAGCCACGAATTGGCGGACTGGTACGGCGGAGAGCCGCGCCACCCCCCGGGGGCGGCGGTCGACGCGATCGTCCCCTGCCACGACGCCGTCGCCAACAGCGGCGGCGCAAGGAAGCGGGCGCGAATGACGGGGGTGTGCTCCAGCCAGGGCAGCGCGGTGGGGTCCCTGGCCACCACGCTGATGACGCTGGACACGTGGAGGGAAGAAGAGAACGACGGCGGTGCGGCTGCCAccgcaaccaccaccgcctatacGGCTGCCAccgcaaccaccaccgccttTACGGCTACCAACTCGACCTCGTCGGAGACGGAGAACACGAGCTTCGGGGGGAAGAGGAAGGTGCTGGGCGTCTACAACCACGTGTCCATCAGCCACACCAGCTCCCACACCAGCTCCGACACCAAG CATGATAGTTTCTGCGACGAAGTAGAGAAAACCACCAAAAGCGAGGCGGAGAAAGGTTCAGCCTCCACCAGAAAAAGCAGAGCCGCCGCCGTCCACAACCAGTCCGAACGT AAAAGGAGGGACAAGATCAATCAAAAGATGAAAACCCTACAGAAGCTGGTCCCTAATGCAAGCAAG ACCGACAAAGCGTCGATGCTGGACGAGGTGATCGAGTACCTGAAACAGCTACAAGCTCAGATCCAGATGATGAGCAAGTTTAACATGATGATGCCGATGGCCCAGGCAGCAGCGATGCCGCAGCTTCAAATGCCGGTGATGGCCGCCCACGTCCCCCAAATGCCTCAGATGGGAATGGGTTTGGGCCTGATGGACTTAGCTTCGATGAGTCGACCGATGCCTCCCCCCGCTTTTCCCCTCCTCAATCCGTCGGCGTTCCTCCCGTTCATGTCGGCTGGGGGTTGGGACGCCTCCGGAGATCATCGGCGTCTCGCCGGCGTCCTCCCTGATCCTTACACGGCCCTCATGGCTTGTCAAATGGCACAACAG CAACCAATGAGTTTGGACGAGTACAGTAGGATGGCTGCGTTGTTCCAGCAGTTTTATCAGCAGCAACCGCCGTCCAGTGCCAAGCAGTAG
- the LOC122017765 gene encoding transcription factor UNE10-like isoform X1, with amino-acid sequence MSQCVPSWEVDDPPPPPPSALHSACVGDAGLCGGELGMDYEIAELTWKNSQLELHGLVPPRRSPVAAAAGSAEWSKNHRSGTLESVVNQSAAGGGGRRELASHELADWYGGEPRHPPGAAVDAIVPCHDAVANSGGARKRARMTGVCSSQGSAVGSLATTLMTLDTWREEENDGGAAATATTTAYTAATATTTAFTATNSTSSETENTSFGGKRKVLGVYNHVSISHTSSHTSSDTKHDSFCDEVEKTTKSEAEKGSASTRKSRAAAVHNQSERVKERGIPCSNKRENSLVQQERDIHKSPSQSTKRRDKINQKMKTLQKLVPNASKTDKASMLDEVIEYLKQLQAQIQMMSKFNMMMPMAQAAAMPQLQMPVMAAHVPQMPQMGMGLGLMDLASMSRPMPPPAFPLLNPSAFLPFMSAGGWDASGDHRRLAGVLPDPYTALMACQMAQQQPMSLDEYSRMAALFQQFYQQQPPSSAKQ; translated from the exons ATGAGTCAGTGCGTGCCGAGTTGGGAGGTCGACGACCCGCCGCCTCCGCCGCCTTCCGCCCTTCATTCAGCCTGCGTCGGCGACGCCGGCCTCTGTGGCGGGGAGCTGGGAATGGACTACGAGATCGCCGAGCTGACGTGGAAGAACAGCCAGCTGGAGCTCCACGGCCTCGTCCCGCCTCGTAGGTCCCCGGTTGCCGCCGCCGCCGGAAGCGCGGAGTGGAGCAAGAATCACCGGAGTGGCACCCTTGAGTCGGTCGTGAATCAGTCCGCCGCCGGCGGAGGCGGCCGCCGCGAGCTGGCAAGCCACGAATTGGCGGACTGGTACGGCGGAGAGCCGCGCCACCCCCCGGGGGCGGCGGTCGACGCGATCGTCCCCTGCCACGACGCCGTCGCCAACAGCGGCGGCGCAAGGAAGCGGGCGCGAATGACGGGGGTGTGCTCCAGCCAGGGCAGCGCGGTGGGGTCCCTGGCCACCACGCTGATGACGCTGGACACGTGGAGGGAAGAAGAGAACGACGGCGGTGCGGCTGCCAccgcaaccaccaccgcctatacGGCTGCCAccgcaaccaccaccgccttTACGGCTACCAACTCGACCTCGTCGGAGACGGAGAACACGAGCTTCGGGGGGAAGAGGAAGGTGCTGGGCGTCTACAACCACGTGTCCATCAGCCACACCAGCTCCCACACCAGCTCCGACACCAAG CATGATAGTTTCTGCGACGAAGTAGAGAAAACCACCAAAAGCGAGGCGGAGAAAGGTTCAGCCTCCACCAGAAAAAGCAGAGCCGCCGCCGTCCACAACCAGTCCGAACGT GTTAAAGAGAGAGGCATTCCTTGCTCCAACAAGAGAGAGAATTCATTGGTCCAACAAGAGAGAGACATTCACAAGAGCCCCTCTCAATCTACA AAAAGGAGGGACAAGATCAATCAAAAGATGAAAACCCTACAGAAGCTGGTCCCTAATGCAAGCAAG ACCGACAAAGCGTCGATGCTGGACGAGGTGATCGAGTACCTGAAACAGCTACAAGCTCAGATCCAGATGATGAGCAAGTTTAACATGATGATGCCGATGGCCCAGGCAGCAGCGATGCCGCAGCTTCAAATGCCGGTGATGGCCGCCCACGTCCCCCAAATGCCTCAGATGGGAATGGGTTTGGGCCTGATGGACTTAGCTTCGATGAGTCGACCGATGCCTCCCCCCGCTTTTCCCCTCCTCAATCCGTCGGCGTTCCTCCCGTTCATGTCGGCTGGGGGTTGGGACGCCTCCGGAGATCATCGGCGTCTCGCCGGCGTCCTCCCTGATCCTTACACGGCCCTCATGGCTTGTCAAATGGCACAACAG CAACCAATGAGTTTGGACGAGTACAGTAGGATGGCTGCGTTGTTCCAGCAGTTTTATCAGCAGCAACCGCCGTCCAGTGCCAAGCAGTAG